The following coding sequences lie in one Anas platyrhynchos isolate ZD024472 breed Pekin duck chromosome 15, IASCAAS_PekinDuck_T2T, whole genome shotgun sequence genomic window:
- the TBL3 gene encoding transducin beta-like protein 3, with amino-acid sequence MAAAGPLRFKSNYAVSRRMEPFYTGGRVQVSRDGTAMFCPCGTRLNVMDVETGARLHSLEQDDQEDITAFALSPDDEILVTGSRALLLKQWNWRESKCVRTWKAVHVAPVASMAFDSTSTLLASGGCDSTIKIWDMIKQYCTHNLKGSSGVVHLVEFHPDISRLQLFSSSMDYKIRIWDLNTSKCIAALDGHFSAVTSLAFAADGNTLISSGRDKICMVWNLETRESKRTVPIYESVEAAVLLPEKGDFSQLGVKKQGLHFLTAGSKGVLKIWEVATAACVYTQPVPFEPVESKEEASEHSLTQCMLVPERNEIVTVSVEHNIVLYDAQTLQLRKQLAGYNDEVLDVKFLGPGDSHIVVATNSPQLKVFELATSHCQILYGHTETVLALDVFRKGLMFVSCSKDKSIRLWRMNKGGRVVCVAQGLGHAHGVGAVSCSRMKESFVVTSSQDCTIKVWNIPESLISKAKAALISSPETLHAQVTERGHDKDINSVAVSPNDKLIATGSQDRLAKLWSCSDCSLLGVFTGHKRGIWCVQFSPVDQILATSSADGTLKLWGLQDFSCLKTFEGHDASVLKVIFVSRGTQLLSSGSDGLLKLWTIKTNECVKTLDGHEDKIWGLHSNKQDDMVVTASSDSSITLWKDVTEIEQEEAQAKQEEQIMKEQELSNLLHEKRYLKALGLAISLDRPHTVLTVVKAILKESDGRKHLEENIARLRKDQKEAVLAFLVTWNTNSRNCHEAQAVIETLLKHEAPDSLLQYSGIKSAVESLLPYTERHFQRLSRLLQASMFIDFMWQNMRLADTSQQEDMTL; translated from the exons AtggcggcggccgggccccTGCGCTTCAAGAGCAA CTACGCCGTGTCCAGGAGGATGGAGCCCTTCTACACCGGTGGCCGCGTGCAG GTCAGCCGTGACGGCACCGCCATGTTCTGCCCCTGCGGCACCCGCCTCAACGTGATGGACGTGGAGACGGGGGCGCGGCTGCACAGCCTCGAGCAG GATGACCAAGAGGATATCACTGCGTTTGCGCTTAGTCCTGATGATGAG ATTCTTGTAACAggaagcagagccctgctgctgaaGCAGTGGAATTGGCGAGAGAGCAAGTGCGTGCGCACGTGGAAAGCAGTGCACGTAGCACCTGTTGCTAGCATGGCCTTTGATTCTACGTCAACATTGTTAGCCTCAG GTGGATGCGACAGCACCATTAAGATCTGGGATATGATCAAACAGTACTGCACACACAACCTGAAAGGATCGTCAGGAGTTGTACA CCTTGTTGAGTTCCACCCCGATATCTCCCGTCTGCAACTCTTCTCCTCCTCAATGGACTACAAAATCCGGATCTGGGACCTGAATACCAGCAAATGCATCGCGGCCTTGGATGGCCACTTCAGTGCTGTCACCTCCCTGGCGTTTGCTGCAGATGGGAACACGCTCATTAG TTCTGGCCGTGATAAAATCTGCATGGTGTGGAATCTGGAAACTAGAGAAAGTAAAAGAACTGTCCCTATCTACGAG AGCGTGGAAGCTGCTGTCTTGTTACCTGAAAAAGGAGACTTCTCGCAGCTGGGCGTGAAGAAACAAGGGCTGCACTTTCTCACAGCTGGCAGCAAAG GTGTCCTGAAAATCTGGGAAGTTGCCACAGCTGCTTGTGTATATACCCAGCCTGTGCCCTTTGAGCCTGTGGAGTCAAAGGAGGAGGCCAGCGAGCACAGCCTGACCCAATGCATGCTTGTGCCTGAGAGAAACGAGATTGTCACAGTGTCTGTGGAGCACAATATTGTTTTATATGATGCTCAGACTCTTCAGCTCAGGAAGCAG CTTGCAGGTTACAACGATGAGGTTCTGGATGTGAAGTTCCTTGGGCCTGGTGATTCTCACATCGTTGTGGCTACCAACAGCCCTCAGCTGAAAGTGTTTGAACTGGCAACATCACACTGCCAGATCCTCTATGGTCACACAG AAACGGTTCTTGCTTTGGATGTCTTCAGAAAAGGCCTGATGTTTGTAAGCTGCTCTAAG GACAAAAGCATTCGCCTGTGGCGGATGAACAAAGGCGGAAGGGTGGTCTGTGTGGCCCAAGGACTGGGTCACGCACATGGGGTAGGCGCTGTCTCTTGCTCAAG aatgaaagaaagCTTCGTGGTGACCAGCAGCCAGGACTGCACGATAAAGGTCTGGAATATCCCAGAATCTCtcatttccaaagcaaaagcagcctTGATCTCCAGTCCAGAAACACTTCATGCACAAGTGACCGAGAGGGGTCATGACAAG GACATAAACAGTGTGGCAGTTTCTCCCAATGACAAGCTCATTGCCACAGGCTCACAGGATCGGCTGGCCAAGCTGTGGTCTTGTTCTGATTGCTCTTTGCTGGGTGTCTTCACTGGACATAAGCGTGGAATCTGGTGCGTACAGTTCTCCCCCGTGGATCAGATCCTGGCCACCTCTTCGGCAGATGGAACCCTGAAGCTCTGGGGTCTTCAGGACTTCAGCTGTTTAAAG acCTTTGAAGGTCATGATGCCTCTGTACTGAAAGTCATTTTTGTAAGCAGAGGAacacagctgctcagcag TGGTTCTGATGGTCTCTTAAAACTCTGgacaattaaaacaaatgagTGTGTGAAAACACTAGATGGTCATGAAGATAAAATCTGGGGTCTTCACTCTAACAAGCAAGACGACATGGTTGTGACAGCATCCAGTGACTCCTCCATCACGCTGTGGAAG GATGTCACTGAAATTGAACAGGAAGAAGCACAAGCTAAACAGGAGGAACAGATTATGAA AGAACAAGAGCTTTCTAACCTGCTTCATGAGAAAAGATACCTCAAAGCATTGGGGTTGGCAATCTCTCTGGATCGTCCACACACAGTGTTAACAGTTGTTAAAG cCATCCTCAAGGAAAGTGATGGGAGAAAGCACTTGGAAGAGAACATTGCTCGGCTGAGGAAGGATCAGAAAG AGGCAGTGTTAGCATTCTTGGTGACGTGGAACACGAACTCACGAAACTGCCATGAGGCTCAAGCTGTCATTGAAACCCTCCTAAAGCATGAAGCACCAGACAGCCTTCTGCAGTACTCAGGCATTAAATCTGCTGTGGAATCCCTGCTGCCTTACACTG agCGCCACTTTCAGAGGCTGAGCCGATTACTGCAAGCCTCCATGTTCATTGACTTCATGTGGCAAAACATGAGGCTGGCTGATACATCACAGCAGGAAGATATGACTTTGTGA